AATTTCGTATTCGTTTTTCTCAATAAAAAAACCTCCTAATAAAATATAGGAGAACTCAAAAATAACGCCCTGTTTTTTTATACTTGGAGCTCTCAAACAAGTCCTGAAATAAATTTCAGTTTTAACTAGGCAACAGTAATTTTACCAAATAATTAAACTCAATGCAAATGAGTCGCTAAAAAGTATAAACCGATTTATTTGTCGATAAAGAAAGTTTACCAAAAACTCGTAAATCGCTCATCTGACTACAAAAATTGATAAATTCAACGCTCATGAAACTAAAATCGCGAACTCGCTAACGCTCAAACAGCGCGATTTTTACGTTTCATTTCGCTTGAATTTAAAGCAATTTTTTCCGAACGATTCGCTCCTTTACGATGTTTTTGCTTATAACAAATTCCTATCCAAATCGGTTTCTACTTTTTATTGCTAACATATTTTGAGTTGAAAATTTTGTAAAATTTCACACACATCCCCTCTTTTTTCTCTATCAATTAAACATGTACTGCGCAAAGCTTCGTAAGGCGTTTTCTTGTTGCAATTTAGTTAAGCCTTATTGCATCGAATATCATCTGGAGAAAACAAATACAAATTCAAGCGAAATGAAACGTTAAAGAATTGCACCGCTTGAGCGTAGCGAGCTTCAAATTTTAGGATTTCGAGATTAGAATTTGCCAATTTTCGTAGTCGATTAAGCGTTTTGCAACTTTTATTTCCTTACCCACCAAAATAACGCCTCTTACGAAGCGTTATTTAATACATGTTTAATTGATTTTTCCGGTATACCTATGGTTTCCACGACGTATTCTCCCTCGTACTCTTGCAACGACTTTTTCGGTAATTGCAATGTCACAAGAAGATCTGCCTTCACTGCTACGTTGTGGATTTTATTTTCATCAGAATCCAACCCCGATGGCATATCCACGCTCACAACGAATGCTTGTGTGTCGTTAATCATGTCGATTACATCTTTGTAAATTCCTTCGATGTCTCTTTTGAGTCCCGTTCCAAAAATGCTGTCGACAATCAAATCATTTTCTGTGATGTCGAATTTCGTGTTTTCGTCTACAAATTCAATCTCAACGTCTAATTTTTTCAAAATATCGTAATTGATTTTAAAATCCGTCGATGCTTTTTCTAGCCTTCCAATCACATACACCTTCACACATCGTTCTTCGTTGTAAATATCCCTTGCAACTGCCAAGCCATCTCCACCGTTGTTTCCAACAGATGCAAACACATACGCTTTGTCGAATTTCTTGTCCAAAATGTGTTTGGAGATTTGCGCTTTGGCGTTTTCCATCAACACAATCGATGGAATTCCGATTTCGTGAATCGTGTAGTGGTCGATTTGTCTCATTTGTTCAGCTGTTACATAAATCATAGTCCGTTTTTGAAC
This Finegoldia magna ATCC 53516 DNA region includes the following protein-coding sequences:
- a CDS encoding NAD(P)H-hydrate epimerase, with protein sequence MIYVTAEQMRQIDHYTIHEIGIPSIVLMENAKAQISKHILDKKFDKAYVFASVGNNGGDGLAVARDIYNEERCVKVYVIGRLEKASTDFKINYDILKKLDVEIEFVDENTKFDITENDLIVDSIFGTGLKRDIEGIYKDVIDMINDTQAFVVSVDMPSGLDSDENKIHNVAVKADLLVTLQLPKKSLQEYEGEYVVETIGIPEKSIKHVLNNAS